AGAGTTTCTAAACAATCGGCAACAAAAGCAGGTGTAATTACCGCTAGTTTTTTCTTACCTAATCCTGGAAATTTCTCTAATTCGAAATCTGTATAAGGTTTTAACCAAGGGTCTTTTAATAAACGAGATTGAAAAGAATTACTATAAGTACCTTCTTTTAAACCTAATTCTTTAACGATTTCTTTTGTGGTTTCGAAACACTGATGTCTGTAACACGTGTGATGTGCAACAGAATTACGATCGCAACATGAACCATCTATTTTACAATGACTATTTGTTGGGTCTGACTTTTTAATGTGTCTTTCTGGAATTCCGTGATAAGAAAACAAAATATGATCGTAATCAAAATCTTTTAAATGATTTGCAATATTATTGCTCATCGCTTTTATGTAACCAGGTTCGTTATAAAAAGGCTCTAAAACATCTAATTTTACTTCTGGATATTCTGCTGCTAAAATTTCTTCGGCTTTTACAACAACGGTTTCAAAAGAAGACATTGCATAATGAGGATATAATGGCGCTAAAAATATTTCTGTAACACCTTGATCTGTCAATTCTTTAATTCCTTGTTCCATAGACATAGATCCATAACGCATAGCTAATGCAACAGGAATGTCTACTTTTTTGATCACTTTTTTAGTGAACATTTCCGAAATAACTACTAATGGAGAACCTTGTTTCCACCAGATTTTCTTGTAAGCTGCTCCAGATTTTTTTGGACGCGTTTTTAAGATAATTCCGTTAATTAATAACCAACGTTTCCAATAAGGAATGTCTATTACACGTTCGTCCATTAAAAATTCACCCAAATACTTTTTTACGTCTTTTGTGTCTGTAGAGTCAGGTGATCCTAAATTGTTAAGTAAAATTCCTTTCATAATATCCTAAAGTTATTTCTTTAATTGATTTGTTACTTCGTACAAAGTTATTGCTAAACTGTGTATTACGTTCATGCTAGAGTTTCGTCCGAACATTGGTATTGCAATTGTATGATCTAATAAATCTACATTTTCAATTCCGTTTCTTTCACTTCCCAAAAGTAAAACGATTTTTTCATGATTTTGAAAATTAAAATCTTGAATATTTATGCTTTTATCAGTAATTTCTATTCCAATAATAGTATTGCCTTCTGCTTTTAATTGATGGATGGTTTGGTTGAAGTCTGTGTAAACCTCGTGTTCAATTTGATTTACAGTATTTCTTGCTGTTTTCTTTACAATTCTGTTTTCTGTTGAAGGTGAATTCTCATGAAAATAGATTTTTTGCACGCCAAAACTTTCAGAAATTCGAAAACACATTCCTATATTTTCTGGAGTTCTAATTGCATCACAAACAATTGTTACTGGAAATTGTTTTTGATCGTTTTCTATATCGTAATGTGTTAATTGTTCCAAATTATTATCGTGTCTAATTAGTAATGTTACAAGGTATCAAAGTTGACATTTGTTTTAATGTTTCTGAATTTTTAGTTTTGATTACTGATTACTGATTACTGATTACTGATTACTGATTACTGATTACTGATTACTGATTACTGTTTCAAACTCATTACATATTTTTTTGGAGTTGTTCCAAATTTCTTTTTAAACGCAGCAATAAAATGACTCGAAGTGCTGTAACCAACTTTAATACCAACTTCGTTTACATTAAATTGATTGCTTTCTAATAATCTTCTTGCGTGTTCCATTTTATAATCGAACAAGAAACTATATACTGTATCACCGTAAATCTGCTTAAAACCTTCTTTCAACTTTTTTAAACTCAATCCAATTTCTGTGGATAGTTCTTTTAAAGTTGGTGGTTCTGCCATTCTCGAAATAATAATTTCTTTGGCTTTTCTAATTTTTAGTACATTTTGTTCATCAACCAAAAAAGGACAATATTCTCCTTCGTTATTTTCTTCTTGTTGAAAATGTAGACTTAATAATTCGTATACTTTTCCTTTTACATACAAATCTCTAATAGAACTATTAACATTAGAATTGATAATTTGTTGTAAAACAATAGAAACTGTAGGTTTTATCTCGGTATCGTCGTAATATTTTTTGTTGCTGTTTTCATCACTTAAAAAAGGAATGTAACCAGATTCTTTAGAAAATAGAGAGTGAAATTTTTCAATAGAGATTAATAATGAAACCAATGTTGTTTTTGGTTGAATTTCTAAATTGATAGGTAATATTCTTTGGGGATTATATAATAGGATAGACCTATTGTCTAGAACATCAAAAGAATATGTACTTCCGTTAAATAGAAACTTCGCCTTTCCTCTTAAACAAAAATGAATTTGTATAAATGTGCTATTTATCTCTCTTTCAAAATTTTGAATAGTGTTACTTTCGTTCTGAAAATGAAACAGATAAAAACCTTTATCTAAAATAATTTCTTCAAAAGTACTTTCTCCGACATTTTTAAACATAACTTAATTTAAAATTAGAACTCTTTTTATTTAGAATCATTCTATATAATAAAGACGTAAAGCCTGAATTATATGGCGAAAATAAGGTTTTTCTGCATTTTTAAGGTGAATATTCGCAAAAAAACATCTAACGTTATAAAAAGTTCTTTAAGCGACGTTTTTATTTAACTGTTGTTTATACTTTTGCAACACTTTATAAGTTTATGAAAGAATTAGGGCAAGAGCACTTTTACAATATTGGCGTAAGTTATAAGAAAGCAGATGCGGAAACGCGTGGTAAGTTTTCTGTATCTAAAGAAAATCAAGTTGCTCTATTGCAATCAGCAAAGAACAAAGGGGTTAATGGCGTCTTTATAATTTCTACATGTAACAGAACTGAAATATTTGGTTTTGTGAATCGTCCTTGTTTATTAATAGAGCTTTTATGTGATTTTTCTGAAGGAGATTCTCAAGAGTTTACTGATATCTCAAGCGTTTATAAAGATCAAGCTGCTATACATCATTTATTCAGAATTGGTACAGGTTTAGAAAGTCAAATTCTTGGAGATTACGAGATTGTTGGTCAATTAAGACAATCTTTTAGAGTAGCAAAAGAAAACAAAACTACAAATGCTTACATAGAACGCTTAGTAAATAGTGTTTTACAAGCAAGTAAGCGAGTTAAGAACGAAACACAATTAAGTTCTGGTACAACTTCTGTTTCTTATGCAGCTGTACAATACATTATTAGAAATTTACCAGATTATAATTCTAAGAATATTTTGGTTTATGGTTTAGGTAAAATGGGTAAGCATACTTGTAAAAACCTTGCTGAATACACGCAGAATAAATCAGTTTGCTTAATAAATAGAACAGAAGAAAAAACAACTGAGTTTGTAAAAGAGCATGCATCAATTCGAAAATCTGTAATAGAAGATTTAAAAGATGAGATTGCAAGTACAGATGTTTTAATAGTTTCTACAGGAGCAGACAAACCAACAATTACAGAAGAGCATCTTATAGAAGGTAAAGAAATTCTTATTTTAGATTTATCTATGCCAGAAAACGTTGCACATTATCTTACAGATCATAAAAATGTAACTTTGGTTAATGTTGATGAATTATCTAAAGTTACAGATGAAACTTTAGCAAAACGTCTTGCAGAAGTTCCTTTTGCAGAAGATATTATCGACACACATAAATTAGAATTCAACGATTGGTTAAATCATAGAAGATTTACACCTGCTATTGCTGCTTTAAAAAAGTCTTTAGAAACGATTAAAAAGGATGAAATTAGTTTTCAGAAAAAGAAAATTACTAATTTCGATGAAAATCAAGCAGAAATATTAACTTCACGTTTTATACAAAAAATTACCACTCAGTTTGTAAAACACTTAAAAGATGAAAATACTTCTGTTTCAGAAAGTATAGACATTATTCAAAAAGTGTTTCACTCTTAAATATAACTCAATGCAGAAAATAATAAGAATAGGAACTCGCGATAGCCAATTGGCTCTTTGGCAAGCTAATAAAGTACGTGAAGAATTAACAGAGTTAGGCTATGAATCAGTTATAGTTCCTATAAAATCTTTAGGAGATATTGTTTTAGACAAACCTTTATACGAACTAGGAGTTGTAGGTGTTTTTACAAAAAATTTAGATGTTGCTATGTTAAATGGTGATATTGATATTGCTGTACATTCATTTAAGGATGTTCCTACAGTTTTACCAGAAGGAATTGTACAAGCTGCCGTTTTAAGACGTGATGATTATTCTGATGTTTTAATATTTAAAGAATCTGAAGAATTCTTTGGACAACCAAATGCAGTAATTGCTACTGGAAGTTTAAGAAGAAAAGCAATGTGGTTAAACCGTTACCCAACACATACAGTTGTTGGTTTACGAGGAAATGTAAACACACGTTTAGAAAAATTAGATGAAAGTGAATGGAATGGAGCTATTTTTGCAGCTGCTGGTTTATATCGTTTAGGTATAAAAGAAGAAGATGCAATTAGTCTTTCTTGGATGATTCCTGCGCCTGCACAAGGAGTAATGATGGTTACATGTTTAGGTAAAGATGATTATTCTAAAGATGCATGTGAACAATTAAATCATAAAGATACCGAAATTTGTACAACAATAGAACGTGAGTTTTTACACTTGTTAGAAGGTGGTTGTACAGCACCAATTGGAGCTTTGGCTTATATTGATGCTAAAACTGAAGAAATTAACTTTAAAGGAGTTTTATTAAAAAAAGACGGTTCTAAGAAAATTACAGTTAATAAAACTGCAGCTGTTGGAAGCCATAAGTTTTTGGCTAAAGATTGTGCAGATTATATAATTAATAGAGGTGGTAAAGAGTTGATGGCGGAAGATGAAGGAAATGCTGAAGCTCCTTTACAGAATATTTACTCTACCAAAAAACTTTCTGAACTTCAAAAGAAAACATTATCAGAAACAATTGGTATAAAAGATAGCGATTTTATTAAAATACGTTTTAATAGAATTCCTGCAAAAGTGGTGAAAAAACAACACAGAAACGTTGTTATAACAAGTCAAAATGGAGCAGAAGCAATTTTAAATAGTTTTACTCAAAACGAACTCGATTTTACAAATATTTATTGTGTTGGTAGAAGAACCAAAAAACTAATAGAAAATAGAATAGGTAAAGTTACACACGTTGCAAAAAATGCAGAAAAATTAGCAGAATATATCTTAGAAAATTCTGATATTAAGCAAGTAACTTACTTCTGTAGTGATGTAAGATTAGATGTTTTACCAACTATTTTAAAAGAGAATGGTGTTACTGTAAATGAAGTGGAAGCTTATAAAACAATGTTAAGTTCAGAAAAAATAGCTGATGAAGTTTCTGGAGTTTTATTTTATAGCCCATCAGGAATAGATAGTTATTTAGAAAAAAATTCAACAGATAAAGTTGCTTTTTGTATCGGAGAAACAACTGCTGTAGAAGCAAGAAAACATTTCGACAAAGTAGAAGTAGCAAATATGCCAAGTGTAGATAGTGTTTTAGAATTGGTGAATAATTATTTTTCCAATCCTAATTTTTCTTAAAATAAAAACTGAATACTATCTTTTTAATTTAAAGAGAGTACATAGATAAGTTGTCATTTTTTAGTAGTCAAAAATGACAAACTAATAAAAATTTTTAGACTTATGTTTAGAACAAGAAGATTAAGGAAATTAGAAGGAATTAGAAGGTTGGTTAAAGAAACTAGACTTTCTGTTGATGATTTTGTATACCCACTTTTTATAGAAGAAGGAGAAAACATAGAAACAGAAATTATTTCTATGCCAGGAATCAAACGTTTTTCTTTAGATAGAATTTCTAAAGAATTAGATGAGGTTGTTTCTTTAAATATTCCCGCAGTTTTATTATTCGGAATTCCATCTCATAAGGATGAAGAAGGAACAGAAACTTGGAATGATAATGGAATTATGCAACAAGCAATTCGTTTTATCAAAAAGAATTACCCAAGTCTATATGTAATTACAGATGTTTGTTTTTGCGAATATACTTCTCATGGTCATTGTGGAATTATTCATGATAACGATGTTGATAATGATGCTACTTTAGTAAATCTTGCAAAGCAAGCTATTTCTCATGCAAGAGCAGGAGTAGATATGGTTGCACCATCAGGAATGATGGATGGAACAATAGATATGGTTCGTCAATCTTTAGATAATACAGGTTTCGTAAACTTGCCAATTATGGCTTATTCTGTAAAATATGCATCTGCATTTTATGGTCCTTTTAGAGATGCTGCAGATTCTGCGCCAACTTTTGGAGATAGAAGAACATATCAAATGGATCCATCAAACAGAGATGAAGGAATGCGTGAAGCTACTTTTGATGATCAAGAAGGAGCAGACATATTAATGGTAAAACCAGCATTGTCTTATTTAGATATTATTAGAGATTTAAAAAACAATTTCGACAGACCAATTGCATGTTATAATGTAAGTGGAGAATATGCAATGGTAAAAGCTGCTGCAGAAAAAGGTTGGATTGATGGTGAAAGAGTTATGATGGAAAGTTTACTGTCTATGAAAAGAGCAGGAGCAGACATTATTATTACTTATTTTGCTAAAGAAGCAGCGAGAGTTTTGTTGAAACGTTAAATCGTTTAATTGTGTAACTGTTCAACAATTACACGATTAAACAAATACACAATTACACATTAATTATGAAATTTAAAAAATCAGAAAAGTTATATAAAAAAGGATTAAAACATCTTGTTGGAGCAGTAAATTCTCCAGTAAGAGCATTTTCATCAGTTGGTGGAAATCCGTTGTTTATCAAAAAAGCAAAAGGAACTAAAATTACAGATGTTGATGGAAACAAGTTTGTAGATTTAGTGCTTTCTTATGGACCAATGATTTTAGGTCATCGTCATAAAAAAGTGCAAAAAGCAGTTGAAAAAGCATTGAAAAACGGATATTCTTTTGGTGCTTCAACAGAAAACGAAATTAAATTAGCAAAAATTGTTTGTGATGCTTTTCCAGGAATGGATAAAGTTCGTTTTGTAAATTCTGGTACAGAAGCTGTTTTAAGCGGAATTCGTTTAGCAAGAGCATTTACAGGAAAAGATAAAATTATAAAATTTGCAGGTTGTTATCATGGGCATCAAGATGCTTTATTAGTAGCAGCAGGTTCAGGTTTGATGACTTTAAGTTTACCAGGTTCTAAAGGAGTGCCTGAAGGAGCTGTGAAAAATACGTTAATTTCTAACTTTAATGATTTAGAAAGTGTTAAAAAACACTTTGAAAATGATGATAATATTGCTGGAGTAATTATTGAGCCAATTGCTGGTAATATGGGAGTTGTAATTCCTGAAAATAATTTCTTAGTAGAATTAAAAGTATATTTAGAAACAAAAGGAGCGTTATTAATTGCTGATGAAGTAATGACAGGTTTCCGTTCTAAATTTGGAGGAGCACAAGAATTATTAGGTGTAGAAGCAGATATTACTTGTTTAGGTAAAGTAATCGGAGGAGGTTTTCCTGTGGGAGCTTATGGAGCTAGAGAGGAAATTATGCAAGAAGTTGCTCCTTTAGGAGGAATGTATCAAGCAGGAACGTTAAGTGGAAATCCAATTGCAATGGCAGGAGGAATCGCTACTTTAACAGAATTGAAAAAACAAAATCCATATAAAAAGTTTGAAGAAATAGGTAGTATTATAGAAGTAATTCTATTAGAAACTGCTAAAAAATACAATGTAGCTTTAACTGTAAATAGGTTTGGATCTATGTTAAATCCTTTCTTTGTAACAACGGGAGAAGTTACTAACTTTGTAGAAGCTCAATTATCTGACACAGATAAGTTTGCAGTTTTCTTTTGGGAAATGATTAAAAACGGAGTTTTCTTACCTCCAAGTCAGTTTGAAGCATGGTTTTTATCATCAGCTTTAACAGATAAGGATGTTAAAATAATAGCAGAAGCTATTGATAAAGGTATGTTAGCTGTTTCAAAAATGTAAAATATGAAGATTTTTATAACAATTATTTTTAGTTTATTATTGGTAGGTTGTCCTAAAAATGAAGAAGGAGGTTTTACATCTCTCTCTAAAGGAAATTTATTTGGAGCAGGATCCGAAGGCTTCAAGAAAGAGAATATTGTTATTTCCTCTAAAGAAGAATGGAAATCCTTTTTATCAAAAATTGATACGACTAACAAAGTTTCTGAAACGTTTGAAAATGCTATTGATTTTTCAAAAGAAATGATTGTTGTAGTTGTTGATAAAGTTAGAAATTCAGGAGGGTTTTCTGTTGAAATTATTGAAGTGGTAAAAGAAGGTGATGCCTTTTTAATTAAAGTAAAATCAAAAGGACCAAAACCTTTAGATATGGTAACTACTGCAATAATACAACCTTATCATATTGTGAAAATTAATAAGACAAATAAGGATATAAAATTTATAGAGTTATAAAAATTAGTATTAAAAATGGACTGGATAAAAATAGCTAGTATTGCCTCAATTTCATTACAATTTATCTCATTTTGGTTTGCAGCACCAGAAGTTTTAGGTAGTGAATGGTTACAGAAAGCAGAAGCTATTATTAGAAAAGTAATTAAAACAATTCCAGGGTTTTTAATGTTAATTTTAGGAGGAGTAATAGGCGTATTAACTCCAAAAGCTTTAACAGGTTTTAATTTAAAAGTATTAATCCCATTAATATTATTATTTATTATAACTATTATTTTTTCAAAGAAATTACAAAAAATACTTGATGAGAAAATATCTGTTCCTTTGCTTAATAAATTAATTATTAATCAAAGTTTTCGATTCTCATTATTAAAAACTGCGGCGTTATTATTCACGTTAGGGTTTATTATACAAATTATTACAATTATTTATTCATGATAAAAAACGATTTATTTTTAAGAGCATTAAAGGGTGAAACTGTTGATAGACCACCAGTTTGGATGATGCGACAAGCAGGAAGATATTTGCCAGAGTTTCAAGTTATAAAAAAGAAATACGATTTCTTTACACGTTGTCAAACTCCTGAATTAGCATCAGAAATTACAGTACAACCTATCAGAAGATATGGTATGGATGCTGCAATTTTGTTTTCAGATATTTTGGTTATTCCTCAAGCAATGAATATTGAGGTGCAAATGAAACCAGATTTCGGACCTTATTTACCAAATCCAATTCGTTCTCAAAAAGATTTAGATAGCGTAATCGTTCCTGATGTACATGAATCTTTAGGATATGTAATGGAAGCGATTAAAGCGACCAAAGAAAAATTAAATGATGAAGTGCCATTAATTGGTTTTGCAGGTTCTCCTTGGACAATCTTATGTTATTGTGTACAAGGGCAAGGTTCTAAAAACTTTGATAAAGCAAAAGAATTATGTTTCACAAACCCTGTTGTAGCACATTCATTATTACAAAAGATTACAGATACAACAATTGCATATTTAAAAGCAAAAGTTGAAGCAGGTGTAGATGCAGTTCAAGTTTTTGATTCTTGGGGAGGAATGTTATCTCCAGTAGATTATCAAGAATTCTCATGGCAATATATTCAGCAAATTATCGATGCTTTAAAAGATGTTACACCAGTAATTGCTTTTGGTAAAGGTTGTTGGTTTGCATTAGGCGAGATGGCTAAATCTGGAGCTTCTGCTTTAGGTGTAGATTGGACATGTTCACCAAGAAATGCACGTTATTTATCTGGCGGAAGAATTACTTTACAGGGTAATTTCGATCCAACAAGATTATTTTCTCCACCAGCAGTTATCAAAAAAATGGTGCATGAAATGATTAATGAATTTGGTAAAGACAAATTAGTAGTAAACCTTGGTCATGGTATTTTACCAAACATTCCGTTAGAAAACGCAAAAGCATTTATAGATGCTGTAAAAGAATATAAAGCAAACTAAATAATGCCACATTTTATTTTAGATTGCTCAGAAAGCATTTTAGAAAAACAGAAACCTAGAAAAGTAATAGAAGCAGTTTTCGAAACTGCATTTTCTACAGGTTTATTTGATAGAGATGATATTAAAGTACGTTTAAACCCGTATAAATACTCTTTAGTACAAAGCGAAGAAGCAGATTTTATACATGTTTTTGGTAATATTATGGAAGGAAGAACAGAAGATCAAAAAGCTGAGCTTTCTTACGCAATTGTAGCAACTTTAACCACGTTGTTTCCAGAAGTTCCCGTTATTTCTATGAATATTAGAGATTTCGAAATGGCTTCTTATTGCAATAAATCAATGATATAAGTTCAATATATTTGGGCGTTACTTTATGCTGATGAAAAATCAGCATAAAGTCGTGCTTTCCGTTATATCTTTTTGCAGAAAAAGCAAAAAGGATGTCACTTCAATCACTAACGCAAACCAAGGCTAATGATTAAAAATATACTTTCAGCAATAAGAGCTTATGTTGGTTCTTTTCGTTTATTGTCTCAACTTAAACTTTGGAAATATTTTGCGATTCCTATTATAATTAGTCTAATTACCGCTACAATTATTGGTTTTACAGCTTATGGATTGTCAGATAATATTGGTAATTTTTTAGCAAAAGTATGGATTTGGGATTGGGGAAAAGAAGCATTTACGACATTCACATCAGTTATAGGAGCAATCTTTGTTTTAGTAATAGGTTTAATTCTATATAAGCATATTGTTTTAGCGTTATCAGCACCATTTATGAGTGCGGTTTCAGAGAAAATAGAAATTCACATCAATGGAGATTTAAAACATCAACATAGAAAAACTACTTTTCAAGAACAATTATGGAGAGGAATTCGAATTAATATTAGAAACTTAGGAAAAGAATTACTGATTACAATTCCTATTTTACTACTTAAATTTATTCCTGTTGTAAATATATTTTCTACCATCTTACTATTTTTAGTACAAGCATATTATGCAGGTTTTGGAAACATGGATTATACTTTAGAAAGACACTTTAACTATAAAGATAGCCTGAACTTTGTTAGCAGAAATAAAGGAACTTCTATCGGAAATGGAATTATTTTTATGCTGTGTTTGTTAATTCCTGTTTTAGGAATTATAATCGTTTTACCATTATCTGTAACTGCAGCATCAGTAAAAACAGTAGCACTATTAAATCAAGAAAATGAAAGATCAGTTTTATAAATATATAGAGAATTTACAAAATACAATTACTTCTAAATTAGAAGAAGTTGATGGAGGTGCAAAGTTTCAAGAAGATCTTTGGCAGAGAGAAGAAGGTGGTGGAGGTAGAACTCGTGTTATTGAAAACGGAAAGGTTTTTGAAAAGGGTGGTGTAAATATTTCTAAAGTTTTCGGAGAATTACCAGAAGCATTAAGAAAGCAGTTTAAAGTTAAAGAAGGTAATTTCTTTGCTTGTGGATTGAGTTTGGTTTTACATCCAACAAATCCTTTTGTGCCAACTGTACACGCAAATTGGCGTTATTTTGAAATGTATGATGAAGCAGGTAATATTGTTACGCAGTGGTTTGGAGGCGGACAAGATTTAACGCCTTATTATTTATTTGATGAAGATGCTACTCATTTTCATACAGTTTGTAAGTTTGCTTGCGACAAACATAATCCGGAGTTTTATCCGAAGTTTAAAAAAGTATGTGATGAATATTTCTGGAATTCACATAGAAATGAGGCACGTGGAATTGGAGGTTTATTTTTTGATTATCAGAAGGAAACTGATGAATACTCAATTGAAGACAGATTCAATTTTGTAACAGAAGTAGGAAATAGTTTTTTAGAAAGTTATGTGCCTATTGTAGAGAAAAGAAAAGAGATTGAATTTACAAAAGAGCATAAAGATTGGCAAGAAGTTAGAAGAGGTCGTTATGTAGAATTCAATTTAGTGCATGATAGAGGTACTTTATTTGGCTTAAAAACAAACGGAAGGATAGAAAGTATTCTAATGAGTTTGCCTCCAATTGTTCAGTGGAAATACAACCATCAACCAAAAGAAGGTTCTGAAGAAGCGAGACTTTTAGAAGTTTTGATGAAACCTAAAAATTGGATTTAAATTGAAAAATAAAAAAAGCAGGAATATTATTCCTGCTTTTTTATAAATTAATTCAAATAATATTTTTTTTTAGCTGTTTTTCATACTCTAA
The window above is part of the Polaribacter sp. SA4-12 genome. Proteins encoded here:
- the hemF gene encoding oxygen-dependent coproporphyrinogen oxidase; its protein translation is MKDQFYKYIENLQNTITSKLEEVDGGAKFQEDLWQREEGGGGRTRVIENGKVFEKGGVNISKVFGELPEALRKQFKVKEGNFFACGLSLVLHPTNPFVPTVHANWRYFEMYDEAGNIVTQWFGGGQDLTPYYLFDEDATHFHTVCKFACDKHNPEFYPKFKKVCDEYFWNSHRNEARGIGGLFFDYQKETDEYSIEDRFNFVTEVGNSFLESYVPIVEKRKEIEFTKEHKDWQEVRRGRYVEFNLVHDRGTLFGLKTNGRIESILMSLPPIVQWKYNHQPKEGSEEARLLEVLMKPKNWI
- a CDS encoding EI24 domain-containing protein — translated: MIKNILSAIRAYVGSFRLLSQLKLWKYFAIPIIISLITATIIGFTAYGLSDNIGNFLAKVWIWDWGKEAFTTFTSVIGAIFVLVIGLILYKHIVLALSAPFMSAVSEKIEIHINGDLKHQHRKTTFQEQLWRGIRINIRNLGKELLITIPILLLKFIPVVNIFSTILLFLVQAYYAGFGNMDYTLERHFNYKDSLNFVSRNKGTSIGNGIIFMLCLLIPVLGIIIVLPLSVTAASVKTVALLNQENERSVL